One segment of Phaenicophaeus curvirostris isolate KB17595 unplaced genomic scaffold, BPBGC_Pcur_1.0 scaffold_73, whole genome shotgun sequence DNA contains the following:
- the MRPS18B gene encoding small ribosomal subunit protein mS40 isoform X1 translates to MRSGERRRITRWRLPPLPLMCEAKMALRLGAALLRGAGRRLWAREAPRLCGSETASKPPPAPPSPYQERPWEYLESEEYRAAYGDKPVWEGYRRNHKGAVPPQRTRRACVRKGKPVGNPCPICRDRNLHVHFRNVKLLDQFICPHSGVIFHPTHTGVCMKQHKLLTKAIEQAQDHGLLWLQVPYVPVPRDDFSNRHAAVGRTPAAPALAPGRLWYPWYERQPPPPAALARLRRLYKGSLREEAAPAAAGATADGSPAPPSQGGAE, encoded by the exons ATGCGCAGTGGGGAGAGGCGCCGGATCACAAGATGGCggcttccccccctccccctcatGTGTGAAGCCAAGATGGCGCTGAGGCTGGGGGCGGCGCTGCTgaggggcgcggggcggcggctcTGGGCCAGG GAAGCCCCGCGGCTCTGCGGCTCTGAAACGGCATCCAAACCTCCCCCAGCGCCCCCGTCCCCCTACCAGGAGCGACCCTGGGAGTACCTGGAGAGCGAAG AGTATCGCGCGGCGTACGGCGACAAACCCGTCTGGGAGGGCTATCGCCGCAACCACAAAGGCGCCGTCCCGCCCCAGCGCACCCGCAGGGCCTGCGTG CGCAAGGGGAAGCCGGTGGGAAACCCCTGTCCCATCTGCCGCGACCGCAACCTCCACGTGCACTTCCGG aacGTGAAGCTCCTGGACCAGTTCATTTGCCCTCACTCCGGCGTCATCTTCCACCCCACGCACACGG GCGTCTGCATGAAGCAGCACAAGCTCCTGACCAAAGCCATCGAGCAGGCGCAGGACCACG GGCTGCTGTGGCTCCAGGTCCCCTACGTCCCTGTCCCTCGCGACGACTTCTCCAACAGGCACGCGGCGGTGGGCAGGACGCCCGCGGCTCCCGCGCTGGCGCCGGGCCGGCTCTGGTACCCCTGGTACGAGCGGcagccgccgcctcccgccgcccTCGCGCGCCTGCGCCGCCTCTACAAGGGCTCCCTCAGGGAAGAAGCCGCCCCAGCAGCAGCGGGGGCCACCGCTGACGGTTCCCCCGCGCCCCCCAGCCAGGGCGGCGCGGAATAA
- the MRPS18B gene encoding small ribosomal subunit protein mS40 isoform X2, whose protein sequence is MRSGERRRITRWRLPPLPLMCEAKMALRLGAALLRGAGRRLWAREAPRLCGSETASKPPPAPPSPYQERPWEYLESEAQGEAGGKPLSHLPRPQPPRALPEREAPGPVHLPSLRRHLPPHAHGRLHEAAQAPDQSHRAGAGPRAAVAPGPLRPCPSRRLLQQARGGGQDARGSRAGAGPALVPLVRAAAAASRRPRAPAPPLQGLPQGRSRPSSSGGHR, encoded by the exons ATGCGCAGTGGGGAGAGGCGCCGGATCACAAGATGGCggcttccccccctccccctcatGTGTGAAGCCAAGATGGCGCTGAGGCTGGGGGCGGCGCTGCTgaggggcgcggggcggcggctcTGGGCCAGG GAAGCCCCGCGGCTCTGCGGCTCTGAAACGGCATCCAAACCTCCCCCAGCGCCCCCGTCCCCCTACCAGGAGCGACCCTGGGAGTACCTGGAGAGCGAAG CGCAAGGGGAAGCCGGTGGGAAACCCCTGTCCCATCTGCCGCGACCGCAACCTCCACGTGCACTTCCGG aacGTGAAGCTCCTGGACCAGTTCATTTGCCCTCACTCCGGCGTCATCTTCCACCCCACGCACACGG GCGTCTGCATGAAGCAGCACAAGCTCCTGACCAAAGCCATCGAGCAGGCGCAGGACCACG GGCTGCTGTGGCTCCAGGTCCCCTACGTCCCTGTCCCTCGCGACGACTTCTCCAACAGGCACGCGGCGGTGGGCAGGACGCCCGCGGCTCCCGCGCTGGCGCCGGGCCGGCTCTGGTACCCCTGGTACGAGCGGcagccgccgcctcccgccgcccTCGCGCGCCTGCGCCGCCTCTACAAGGGCTCCCTCAGGGAAGAAGCCGCCCCAGCAGCAGCGGGGGCCACCGCTGA